One genomic window of Arachis stenosperma cultivar V10309 chromosome 10, arast.V10309.gnm1.PFL2, whole genome shotgun sequence includes the following:
- the LOC130957071 gene encoding uncharacterized protein LOC130957071 — protein MITKQLADLTKQMEKNEVAAVTTQSSTQEGVNTEEGGEWEQANYVGNSPRQNHDPYSKTYNPEWKNHPNFGWENQQDQGQDQRRQNHNPNNHAVHQHSSQRSYQQPPNHTPQHPYQNQHDHPHSYNPNPPSYSEDRLSRIETLLEGLCKEVQDNKAFKDEVRTNIKNQGETIERLESQVGYLSQQIPKSTDSFPSDTEKNPKGEAKKLRWEECKVITTSDEVSVGEAVTQAKYLQDNPEDKHEERNQESNPPQKEKEEGLNPYAPFPQRLKGGEARRIYSRFLDMFTSLHVNIPFIKALQQMPLYIKYIKELLTRKSSLKGGQTILMNKECSALIQPQLPIKRKDPGSFHIPCAIGEIKIDKGLCDLGASINLMPLSLMKKLQINELTPTDVIIILAEKTQKQAIGVVENVLVKVGSYYLPTDFVILEMEESHLHPIILGRPFLATVRALIDVEWGELILRIRDEQLTFNVFKSWQEASQENKESREKHNEALRQETSSEAQTTQLKTPLVGKPYIQEEPHSKVTQRELSPPESCKASNKDPLEKESIESKTASRETMRKVPRRWRNKKIPTEDFSPGDEVISAHYPTIPPHLLTIPSQLPQVYIINKVLSLEHVELLNKATGDKHTARGEDLKHHQPP, from the coding sequence ATGATTACTAAGCAACTAGCTGACCTTACAAAGCAAATGGAGAAGAACGAAGTTGCAGCAGTCACCACACAATCATCAACCCAAGAAGGAGTAAACACAGAGGAAGGAGGTGAatgggagcaagccaactatgttggtAATTCACCAAGGCAAaatcatgatccatactccaaaacttacaatCCAGAATGGAAGAACCACCCCAACTTTGGGTGGGAAAACCAACAGGACCAAGGCCAAGATCAGAGACGTCAAAATCACAATCCTAACAACCATGCTGTCCACCAACATTCATCACAAAGATCATATCAACAACCACCTAACCACACTCCTCAACACCCATATCAAAACCAGCATGATCACCCTCACTCTTATAACCCAAACCCACCATCATACTCTGAGGATAGACTCTCTAGAATTGAAACCTTACTTGAAGGTTTATGCAAGGAAGTCCAGGACAACAAAGCATTCAAGGATGAGGTGCGAACCAACATCAAGAACCAAGGAGAAACCATTGAAAGGTTAGAATCCCAAGTAGGGTATCTATCCCAGCAAATTCCTAAGTCCACTGATAGCTTCCCAAGTGACACAGAGAAGAACCCCAAAGGAGAAGCTAAGAAATTAAGATGGGAAGAGTGCAAGGTAATCACCACTAGTGATGAAGTGAGTGTGGGGGAAGCAGTCACACAAGCAAAATATCTTCAAGACAATCCAGAAGATAAGCATGAGGAGAGAAATCAGGAATCCAACCCTCCACAGAAGGAGAAAGAAGAGGGtctgaacccatatgcaccctTTCCCCAAAGACTAAAAGGTGGTGAAGCAAGAAGAATATACTCAAGGTTCCTTGATATGTTTACATCTCTTCATGTAAACATACCATTCATTAAAGCTCTCCAACAGATGCCCTTATACATTAAGTACATAAAAGAGCTTCTGACCAGGAAGAGTTCATTGAAAGGTGGGCAAACAATACTGATGAATAAGGAGtgcagtgctctcattcaaccacAGCTACCTATAAAAAGAAAAGACCCAGGGAGCTTCCACATCCCTTGTGCTATAGGCGAAATAAAAATTGACAAAGGGCtttgtgacttgggagcaagcatcaacttaatgcccctCTCCCTCATGAAGAAGCTCCAAATCAATGAACTAACTCCTACTGATGTAATTATCATATTGGCTgaaaaaactcaaaaacaggcaATAGGAGTAGTTGAAAATGTGCTGGTGAAGGTTGGGAGCTACTATCTCCCGACAGACTTTGTTATCCTAGAGATGGAAGAAAGTCATCTCCATCCAATCATCTTAGGgaggccattcttagccactgTTAGGGCACTTATAGATGTGGAATGGGGAGAGCTAATCTTAAGGATACGTGATGAACAACTCACCTTCAATGTCTTCAAATCATGGCAAGAAGCAAGTCAAGAAAacaaagaatcaagagaaaagcATAATGAAGCATTGAGGCAAGAAACAAGCAGTGAAGCACAAACAACACAATTGAAAACCCCATTGGTTGGAAAGCCATATATTCAGGAAGAACCACATTCAAAGGTAACTCAAAGGGAGCTGAGCCCACCAGAGTCATGCAAAGCTAGTAACAAGGATCCCTTAGAGAAAGAATCTATAGAAAGCAAGACAGCATCAAGAGAAACAATGAGGAAAGTACCCAGAagatggagaaacaagaaaatccctACAGAGGATTTCTCCCCAGGAGATGAAGTGATTTCTGCTCACTATCCAACCATCCCACCTCATCTTCTTACCATCCCATCTCAGCTACCTCAAGTATACATCATCAACAAAGTATTATCCTTGGAACATGTGGAGCTTCTCAATAAAGCCACTGGAGACAAACACACTGCAAGAGGGGAGGACTTGAAGCACCACCAACCACCCTGA
- the LOC130955652 gene encoding protein CYPRO4: protein MGTSQSREGLEVSDSDSDYDERDEEQEEENYEDAQTISTSVTQTPTQLDEVDARLKALKLKYQSNTPSPSSSSSLPKNAVKLYLHIGGNTPAAKWIVADKRTAYSFVKSNDNEEVEDEENENDDNDERNYGKWYLKVGIKVKARVSTEMQLKMFGDQRRVDFVSNGVWALKFPTDESYRRFITEFQDRLFYNVYDLEPTEENKVKVYGKEFIGWVKPEVADDSVWEDADDASLGNSPRITTPVRSRDDLLEEFEEAANGGVQSLTLGALDNSFLVNDTGVHVYRNFDRGIHGKGVAVKFSGGDLRQHTANKALLMRAETNMMLMSPMSEGKPNASKLHQLDIETGKIVTEWKFEKDGADITMRDITNDTKGSQLDPSESTFLGLDDNRLCQWDMRDKKGIVQNIANSSNSPVLHWSQGHQFSRGTNFQCFATTGDGSIVVGSLDGKIRLYSKTSMRQAKTAFPGLGSPITHVDVTFDGKWVLGTTDTYLVLICTLFTDKDGKTKTGFSGRMGNRIPAPRLLKLTPLDSHLAGETNKFHGGHFSWVTENGKQERHLVATVGKFSVIWDFQQVKNSAHHCYRNQQGLKSCYCYKIVLKDESIVESRFMHEKFAISDSPEAPLVVATPMKVSSISLSGKRHG, encoded by the exons ATGGGTACCTCTCAGAGCCGCGAAGGCCTTGAAGTCTCCGACTCCGATTCCGACTACGACGAACGAGAcgaagaacaagaagaggaaaattACGAAGATGCCCAAACCATTTCCACTTCTGTAACTCAAACCCCAACCCAGCTCGATGAAGTTGACGCTAGGCTCAAAGCGTTAAAGCTCAAGTACCAATCAAACAcaccttctccttcttcttcttcttcgcttCCGAAAAACGCCGTTAAACTCTACCTTCACATAGGTGGCAACACCCCCGCCGCAAAATGGATCGTCGCCGATAAACGCACCGCTTACTCCTTCGTCAAATCAAACGACAACGAAGaagtagaagatgaagagaacGAAAACGACGACAACGACGAGCGAAACTACGGTAAGTGGTACTTGAAGGTTGGGATCAAGGTTAAGGCTAGGGTTTCGACGGAGATGCAATTGAAGATGTTCGGTGACCAACGCCGCGTCGATTTTGTCTCTAATGGAGTCTGGGCTCTCAAATTTCCTACCGACGAGTCATACCGGAGATTCATCACCGAATTCCAGGACCGACTCTTCTACAACGTGTACGACCTCGAACCTACGGAGGAGAACAAAGTGAAGGTCTATGGTAAGGAGTTTATCGGTTGGGTGAAACCGGAGGTCGCCGACGATTCGGTTTGGGAAGACGCCGACGATGCCTCCTTAGGAAATTCACCAAGAATCACCACGCCGGTTAGGTCAAGAGACGATTTGCTGGAGGAGTTCGAAGAGGCTGCGAATGGCGGAGTTCAGAGCCTTACGTTGGGAGCGTTGGATAATAGTTTCTTGGTTAACGACACCGGCGTTCATGTTTACCGGAATTTCGACCGGGGAATTCACGGGAAGGGTGTGGCTGTGAAATTCTCCGGTGGTGATCTCCGGCAGCATACCGCGAACAAAGCCCTGCTGATGAGGGCGGAAACCAACATGATGCTGATGAGTCCAATGAGCGAAGGGAAGCCCAACGCTTCGAAGCTTCACCAGCTTGATATCGAGACTGGAAAGATTGTTACTGAATGGAAGTTTGAGAAGGATGGCGCTGACATCACCATGAGAGACATAACAAACGACACTAAAGGGTCACAATTGGATCCTTCCGAATCAACTTTCCTGGGGTTGGATGATAACAGGCTGTGCCAGTGGGATATGCGTGATAAGAAGGGAATTGTTCAGAACATTGCGAATTCTTCGAATTCGCCAGTGCTGCATTGGAGCCAGGGGCATCAGTTCTCAAGAGGGACTAATTTCCAGTGCTTTGCGACCACGGGCGATGGTTCCATTGTTGTAGGGTCGCTTGATGGGAAGATAAGGCTGTATTCCAAAACGTCGATGAGGCAGGCGAAGACTGCATTCCCGGGACTTGGATCGCCGATCACTCATGTTGATGTTACCTTTGATGGGAAGTGGGTGCTTGGCACCACGGATACCTACTTGGTGTTGATTTGTACGTTGTTCACTGATAAGGATGGGAAGACTAAGACTGGGTTCAGTGGTCGTATGGGAAATCGGATACCTGCTCCGAGGCTGTTGAAGCTCACTCCTCTGGATTCACATTTGGCTGGTGAAACCAATAAGTTCCATGGTGGCCATTTCTCATGG GTCACCGAGAATGGTAAGCAAGAACGCCACCTTGTTGCAACCGTGGGCAAGTTCAGTGTCATATGGGACTTTCAGCAAGTAAAGAACAGTGCTCATCATTGTTACAGAAATCAACAAGGGTTGAAGAGCTGCTACTGTTATAAGATAGTGTTGAAAGATGAGTCGATTGTGGAATCAAGATTTATGCATGAGAAGTTTGCTATTAGTGATTCCCCAGAAGCTCCGCTTGTGGTGGCAACTCCTATGAAAGTCAGCTCTATCAGTCTCTCTGGAAAACGACATGGCTGa